The Maylandia zebra isolate NMK-2024a linkage group LG7, Mzebra_GT3a, whole genome shotgun sequence genome contains a region encoding:
- the skic8 gene encoding superkiller complex protein 8 encodes MSTQYSILFKQEHAHDDAIWTAAWGKSEADGSETIVTGSLDDMVKVWKWSDEKLELQWTLEGHQLGVVSVDISHNGAIAASSSLDAHIRLWDLESGKQIKSMDAGPVDAWTVAFSPDSKYIATGSHLGKVNIFGVDSGKKEYSLDTRGKFILSIAYSPDGKYLASGAIDGIINIFDIATGKLLHTLEGHAMPIRSLTFSPDSQLLVTASDDGYIKIYDVQHANLAGTLSGHGSWVLSVAFSPDDTHFVSSSSDKSVKVWDAGSRACINTFFDHQDQVWSVKYNSTGSKIISAGDDRAIHIYDCPM; translated from the exons ATGAGCACTCAA TACAGCATTTTGTTCAAGCAAGAACACG CACACGATGATGCCATCTGGACAGCAGCGTGGGGTAAAAGTGAAGCAGACGGCTCAGAAACCATCGTCACAGGCTCACTCGATGACATGGTGAAAGTCTGGAAATG GTCAGATGAGAAGCTGGAGCTGCAGTGGACGCTGGAGGGCCACCAGCTGGGGGTGGTGTCAGTAGACATCAGTCACAATGGGGCCATCGCTGCCTCCAGCTCCCTCGACGCACACATCCGTCTCTGGGACCTCGAGTCCGGGAAACAGATAAAGTCGATGGACGCTGGGCCAG TGGATGCATGGACTGTGGCCTTCTCACCAGACTCCAAGTACATTGCCACAGGAAGCCATCTTGGCAAGGTCAACATCTTTGGTGTAGACAGCGGAAAGAAGGAATATTCTTTGGACACGCGAGGAAAATTCATCCTGAGCATAGCTTAT AGCCCAGATGGCAAGTATCTGGCCAGCGGAGCTATCGATGGAATCATTAACATCTTTGACATCGCCACTGGAAAGCTACTCCACACGTTGGAAG GTCATGCCATGCCCATCAGATCCCTCACGTTCTCCCCGGACTCCCAGCTCCTGGTGACAGCTTCAGACGACGGCTACATCAAAATATATGACGT GCAACACGCCAACTTGGCCGGCACACTAAGCGGCCACGGGTCCTGGGTTCTCAGTGTCGCCTTCTCTCCTGATGACACTCATTTTGTCTCAAG CTCGTCTGACAAGAGTGTGAAGGTGTGGGACGCCGGCTCCAGAGCATGCATCAACACATTCTTCGACCATCAAGACCAG GTGTGGAGTGTAAAGTACAACAGCACCGGCTCAAAGATCATCTCAGCTGGGGACGACCGTGCCATCCACATCTACGACTGTCCCATGTGA
- the slc25a44a gene encoding solute carrier family 25 member 44a — translation MQQKGAIQIIEWEDLDKRKFYSLGVFMTLTTRATVYPASVIRTRLQVQKGKSLYSGTFDAFCKILRTEGVRGLYRGFMVNTLTLIAGQGYITTYELVRKYVNQYSPSNTVKSVVAGGMASLVAQTITVPIDIVSQHLMMQGQGEHLTRFKAKPKVGLATTKHKLSFGQSRDITVQIFSADGFRGFYRGYVASLLTYIPNSALWWPFYHFYAEQLSLLAPSECPHLILQAVAGPMAAVTASTITNPMDVVRARVQVEGRTSVIGTFKQLLVEEGAYGLTKGLSARVISSTPTSVLIVVGYETLKRLSLRADLIESRHW, via the exons ATGCAGCAGAAAGGTGCAATCCAGATTATCGAATGGGAGGACCTGGACAAGAGGAAGTTTTACTCCCTGGGTGTCTTCATGACCTTGACCACCAGGGCCACCGTCTACCCAGCCAGCGTCATCCGCACCCGCCTGCAAGTACAGAAGGGGAAGAGCCTCTACTCAGGAACCTTCGATGCCTTCTGCAAGATTCTCCGAACGGAGGGTGTGCGTGGCCTTTATCGTGGCTTCATGGTCAATACGCTAACCCTGATCGCGGGACAGGGTTACATCACCACCTACGAGTTGGTGCGCAAGTATGTGAACCAGTACTCGCCCAGCAACACAGTGAAGTCTGTGGTGGCAGGAGGGATGGCGTCCCTGGTGGCTCAGACCATCACTGTGCCCATAGACATAGTGTCACAGCATCTGATGATGCAAGGACAAGGGGAGCACCTGACACGCTTCAAGGCCAAACCCAAAGTGGGTCTTGCAACCACGAAGCACAAACTGAGTTTCGGACAGAGCCGTGACATTACGGTGCAGATATTTTCTGCCGATGGCTTCAGAGGATTTTACCGGGGCTACGTGGCATCGCTGCTCACGTACATCCCGAACAGTGCACTCTGGTGgcctttttatcatttttatgcaG agcagttaTCCCTATTAGCACCAAGTGAGTGCCCCCACCTGATTCTGCAGGCTGTTGCGGGACCGATGGCAGCAGTAACTGCCTCTACTATCACCAACCCCATGGATGTTGTTCGAGCAAGAGTCCAG GTGGAGGGACGAACGTCTGTTATTGGGACATTCAAGCAGCTGCTGGTGGAGGAGGGGGCGTACGGGCTGACCAAGGGGCTGTCTGCCCGCGTCATTTCCTCCACGCCCACGTCAGTGCTCATTGTGGTCGGATACGAGACTCTGAAGAGACTGAGCCTGCGAGCTGACCTGATTGAGTCCAGACACTGGTGA